A genomic stretch from Solenopsis invicta isolate M01_SB chromosome 15, UNIL_Sinv_3.0, whole genome shotgun sequence includes:
- the LOC105193100 gene encoding broad-complex core protein isoforms 1/2/3/4/5 translates to MESGSNLPNPGTYPGGDRQQFCVSWNSHQSNMHSAFPKLLSSEQFVDVTLACDGGSIKCHKVVLSACSDYLERLLLEIPCTHPVIFLRDMKMWELQALVEFMYRGEVYVEQQQLATLMQAAEVLQVRGLSTQGSDNSANESNTQSGDSNAPVTPSTPTHGDSNFKADTSSNDGSTSDFLSCTPMASTTGNNSSTITPPVSHNPNSSNFVNMEHSEALQHLEKALSACEATLTETPGMVKMEPDEQFVQQQDVKPYSISMVSSNNCSNNPSSPFPAIEGYQRRQRRSEEELKQASDMVARGMTFQVASEKYKIPISTIRFYMVRKGILQRRKRGRGSSNLSMNSQPSSPVSPPYQMMNYRLPESLNSSLQ, encoded by the exons ATGGAATCTGGAAGTAACCTGCCCAATCCGGGCACTTATCCCGGTGGGGATCGCCAACAGTTCTGTGTCTCTTGGAACTCCCATCAATCGAACATGCACAGTGCGTTTCCAAAGTTACTCAGCTCGGAGCAGTTCGTCGACGTGACTTTGGCCTGCGACGGTGGCTCGATAAAGTGTCACAAGGTTGTGTTGTCCGCCTGTAGCGACTACTTGGAGCGCTTACTGCTGGAAATACCGTGCACCCATCCTGTCATCTTCCTGAGGGACATGAAAATGTGGGAGCTTCAAGCTCTGGTTGAATTTATGTATCGTGGAGAGGTGTATGTCGAGCAGCAGCAGCTTGCTACATTGATGCAAGCAGCGGAGGTTTTGCAG gtTCGTGGCTTATCCACTCAGGGAAGCGATAATTCGGCGAATGAGAGCAATACACAATCAGGCGATTCTAATGCACCTGTCACCCCATCAACTCCTACTCACGGTGACAGCAATTTTAAGGCGGATACTTCGTCTAACGATGGAAGCACCTCTGACTTCCTCTCATGCACGCCGATGGCTAGCACAACAGGAAATAACTCGTCCACTATTACTCCTCCCGTCTCACATAACCCCAACTCCTCCAACTTCGTAAACATGGAACACAGCGAAGCGCTGCAACATTTAGAGAAGGCTCTCAGCGCTTGTGAAGCAACTCTGACCGAAACTCCGGGTATGGTAAAAATGGAGCCCGATGAGCAGTTCGTACAACAGCAGGATGTCAAACCATATTCCATTAGTATGGTATCCAGTAATAATTGCAGTAATAATCCTAGCAGCCCATTCCCCGCGATCGAAG GTTATCAAAGACGACAAAGGCGTTCGGAAGAAGAACTCAAGCAAGCTTCGGACATGGTGGCACGCGGCATGACGTTTCAAGTAGCCTCAGAAAAGTACAAGATACCGATCAGCACGATTCGCTTCTACATGGTCAGAAAGGGCATTCTGCAGAGGAGAAAACGCGGTCGCGGCTCCAGTAATCTCAGTATGAACAGCCAACCGAGTAGTCCCGTCAGTCCACCGTATCAGATGATGAATTATCGTTTGCCAGAGAGCCTAAATTCCAGCCTACAGTAG
- the LOC105193101 gene encoding DNA-directed RNA polymerase II subunit RPB9 isoform X2, whose protein sequence is MTRTTTVRDSWASGFVRSAIICCTQRRIRRTRCSCTRNCDFKQLADSNCIYVNKIMHEIDELTHIVADVISDPTLPRTEEHPCPKCNHREAVFFQAQTRRAEEEMRLYYVCTNQHCSHRWTE, encoded by the exons ATGACACGCACGACGACGGTCCGGGATTCGTGGGCATCAGGTTTTGTCAGGAGTGCAATAATATGTTGTACCCAAAGGAGGATAAGGAGAACAAGGTGCTCATGTACGCG AAATTGCGATTTTAAGCAATTGGCGGACAGCAACTGCATCTACGTGAACAAAATCATGCACGAGATAGA CGAGCTAACGCATATCGTGGCCGATGTGATATCGGATCCTACGCTGCCGCGAACTGAGGAACACCCATGCCCGAAGTGCAATCACAGAGAAGCTGTATTTTTCCAGGCGCAAACTAGACGGGCTGAAGAGGAAATGAGATTGTATTATGTGTGTACGAATCAGCACTGCTCTCACAGATGGACGGAGTGA
- the LOC105193101 gene encoding DNA-directed RNA polymerase II subunit RPB9 isoform X1, translating into MSKITGYDTHDDGPGFVGIRFCQECNNMLYPKEDKENKVLMYACRNCDFKQLADSNCIYVNKIMHEIDELTHIVADVISDPTLPRTEEHPCPKCNHREAVFFQAQTRRAEEEMRLYYVCTNQHCSHRWTE; encoded by the exons ATGTCGAAGATAACGGGGTATGACACGCACGACGACGGTCCGGGATTCGTGGGCATCAGGTTTTGTCAGGAGTGCAATAATATGTTGTACCCAAAGGAGGATAAGGAGAACAAGGTGCTCATGTACGCG TGCAGAAATTGCGATTTTAAGCAATTGGCGGACAGCAACTGCATCTACGTGAACAAAATCATGCACGAGATAGA CGAGCTAACGCATATCGTGGCCGATGTGATATCGGATCCTACGCTGCCGCGAACTGAGGAACACCCATGCCCGAAGTGCAATCACAGAGAAGCTGTATTTTTCCAGGCGCAAACTAGACGGGCTGAAGAGGAAATGAGATTGTATTATGTGTGTACGAATCAGCACTGCTCTCACAGATGGACGGAGTGA
- the LOC105193102 gene encoding prenylcysteine oxidase-like has product MKQHVALTLLVLEVLILQQGLALVRAPRVAIIGGGIGGASASHFLTELSNGTVDIDLYEAKTIGGRLATTKIDKDEFEAGGSIIHPKNKYMQRFVKLLGLEKSPYIAEDGADAIWNGDEFIFLGDDLMSKMKLFWRYGLQIFSLKNHVDNIMEDFVKIYDLQDAGHSFDNATALISATNKDFPKLLRTSTKDYFLRLGFKKILIDELVQATTVVNYGQEVQNIQSFVGCISVAGAGADLWSVKGGNKEVPQHLINRNKNVNVVPSRVTKIRNLANVSNSSQYEVTYINRGSTDPITSNYDIVIIATPLTSDQEFQIEFVGFPNSLVFPGDFQTTYATFVKANLNVTYFDLQQAMNSILSCNPNKTRISSVGKLNPVDGSVKKAPRVWKIFSRESMESSVIHKMFSQVIEKKEIVWKAYPHYSTNLKPNNFKLHDALYHVNAMEWIGSAMEMSAIAGRNVAILAYKDFQESCVHDFMSDREAFQHSNIKKLRMREGL; this is encoded by the exons ATGAAGCAGCACGTAGCGTTAACGTTACTGGTACTTGAGGTATTGATACTCCAACAGGGGCTAGCCCTTGTACGGGCACCACGTGTCG CCATTATAGGAGGTGGCATTGGTGGTGCATCCGCCTCGCATTTTCTAACAGAGCTGTCAAACGGAACTGTTGATATCGACCTGTACGAGGCAAAGACTATCGGCGGACGATTGGCGACCACCAAGATTGATAAAGATGAATTCGAAGCTGGTGGTTCGATTATACATCCCAAGAACAAGTACATGCAGAGATTTGTTAAACTCTTGG GTTTGGAAAAGAGTCCTTACATTGCTGAAGATGGAGCTGATGCCATATGGAATGGAGATGAATTTATATTCCTAGGAGATGATTTGATGTCAAAGATGAAGTTATTTTGGAGATACGGCCTTCAAATATTCAGCCTCAAAAA CCATGTAGACAACATAATGGAAGATTTTGTGAAGATATACGATCTGCAAGATGCTGGGCATTCCTTCGACAATGCCACTGCACTAATATCAGCTACAAATAAGGATTTTCCAAAGTTATTACGAACCTCcacaaaagattattttttacgtttaggTTTTAAAAAGATTCTAATCGACGAATTAGTGCAAGCCACTACCGTAGTGAATTACGGCCAGGAAGTCCAAAATATTCAAAGTTTTGTTGGTTGTATATCTGTAGCTGGAGCAGGCGCTGACTTGTGGTCTGTTAAAGGTGGAAACAAAGAg GTACCGCAGCATCTCATTAACAGAAATAAGAATGTAAATGTAGTACCCAGTCGTGTGACAAAGATCCGCAATCTAGCAAATGTTTCTAATTCGAGTCAGTACGAAGTGACCTACATAAATAGAG GTAGTACAGATCCAATAACGTCTAATTACGACATTGTGATCATCGCCACACCACTTACCAGCGACCAAGAATTTCAAATAGAATTCGTTGGATTTCCAAACAGTTTGGTGTTTCCAGGAGATTTTCAGACAACATACGCGACATTTGTCAAAGCAAATCTTAATGTAACATATTTCGATTTGCAACAGGCTATGAATTCTATTTTAAGTTGTAATCCTAATAAAACGAGGATCAGTTCGGTCGGGAAACTGAATCCTGTTGACGGTTCAGTTAAGAAAGCTCCTCGAGTTTGGAAGATTTTTAGCAGGGAATCTATGGAGTCAAGTGTTATACACAAAATGTTTTCTCAA gTCAtcgaaaaaaaggaaattgttTGGAAAGCATATCCCCATTACTCGACAAATTTGAAACCCAATAATTTCAAATTGCACGATGCTCTGTATCATGTCAATGCGATGGAATGGATCGGAAGTGCAATGGAAATGAGCGCGATTGCTGGAAGAAACGTCGCTATTTTGGCATACAAAGATTTTCAGGAATCGTGTGTTCATGATTTCATGTCAGACAGAGAGGCCTTTCAacattctaatattaaaaaattacgcaTGAGAGAAGGCTTGTAG